Part of the Ammoniphilus oxalaticus genome, GCTCGAAAGCGACTGGGGATCATAAACGCATTGCCGACCACCGAAACGAAGGCGGCGACAACTGCGGAGATAGTAGCAATATCTACATAAACGTTCTCAAACATGCGATCTCCACCTTTAATGGAAATTTATGCGCTTATTGGCTACCGTATTCCTTTTAATAAAAAAGGTGAAGAGACCGCCCCCTACGGGTCGGCCTCCTCTTTGATCGGCGCATAGTTAACGCCCCGCGTATAATTGTTAACCGCATTCCAGAGCAAAAACTCTTCAACGCCCTCATCTAACAACGCTTGGACTTGCTGCTCAACTTCGCGCGGGCCGTAAGAGAGATAATTCCCCTTCCCTAGCCAGGACGCTGTAAAGTCTTGTAACCAGGGCCTTGAGATCGGCGGGTTTTCAAGCTCAGCTAACTTTTCCTTTTCCACCTTCATGTATTCCCGCGTCAATCGATACGGCTCGAGATCCGGTTTGGCGATATTAAAGTAACCCGGCCCCCAGTGACTCGGGTAAATCATGGAGCTGATCACATCGACCTGATCGCTAATTTCCTTGAAGTTTTGTCCAATCCCAGGCGCCTCCGGCAACGTGGCCGCATAACCGAAAATATCGACCGACACATCGACCCCATACGGAGCTAACTGCTCGCGGGCGTAGCGGACAAAATCCGTTACCGCGCTCACCCGCGCTTTCACCGCATCATAGACGGGCTCAGGCGGTGGCGGAGTCGACGGAAATGGTTCGTTGTTGGAGGCGGCTGTCGTTTCGGTCGCTCTTTCATCTGAAGGCGAATTGGTGATCGCATCTCGTTGTTCAATCTTTTGCGGCGGACCGCTTGGTATCATTTTAAAAGCTGGGATGGATCGGGGCGATGAACCGACTGGCGCGCCCTCGTTATGGATCGGTTTTGTGTTCGTCGCGCGCATCTCTCGCTCCTGCTCTTGCTCCCACAACACTAACTCCTTTTCCCAC contains:
- a CDS encoding putative glycoside hydrolase, with translation MRKNWSILFASALLGFTVSGCSQQTTVEPVSPDMTREQFSWQAFTDPNGLTQAKGAHASELPDEETAEKADIPSFTYPDAVRGIYVTAHSAGGAKLDELIALVDETELNAMVIDIKDDYGWITYSLEGEWAPFSKNYIADPKALLEKLSEHQIYPIARIVVFKDSVLAAEKPETSFQQAGQVWKNRRGEAFVNPFLKSVWEHNIEIAKLAAELGFREIQFDYVRFPEGFETRDQTLTYSMGAYSKEELEPRLMQEWEKELVLWEQEQEREMRATNTKPIHNEGAPVGSSPRSIPAFKMIPSGPPQKIEQRDAITNSPSDERATETTAASNNEPFPSTPPPPEPVYDAVKARVSAVTDFVRYAREQLAPYGVDVSVDIFGYAATLPEAPGIGQNFKEISDQVDVISSMIYPSHWGPGYFNIAKPDLEPYRLTREYMKVEKEKLAELENPPISRPWLQDFTASWLGKGNYLSYGPREVEQQVQALLDEGVEEFLLWNAVNNYTRGVNYAPIKEEADP